The proteins below come from a single Halobacillus salinarum genomic window:
- a CDS encoding prenyltransferase, with product MSNQALSTLKGGWLLLRAIAVISSSVATIVSTLLPLFLYFPISHLPLTALFFLLIAGAFLIHGVLTHILNDYVDDKSGTDANSPAILSGGSRVIQSGFITSEGLWKIGKVLMIILSLVVVLLVILNSYRLAILLAIGLWGAISYSLPPFQFSYKPFIGEWLCTFPSVLFLGLAGAWLSLGHMPEWVLQNAVINALFCIAWVMVHHIPDLRADQNATPKKKTSVVWSVEKFGLAASRLPALLYFGLTALCIFWLGFDRIWAGLGVILMAAASIVLILQMDIENHEQVSSYEKVILIFAMINAVWLGLFI from the coding sequence ATGTCCAATCAAGCGTTATCGACATTGAAAGGCGGCTGGCTTCTTCTCCGCGCCATTGCCGTCATCTCATCAAGTGTGGCCACCATCGTCTCCACCCTGCTTCCACTGTTTCTGTATTTCCCTATCTCACACCTTCCGCTGACCGCACTATTTTTTCTATTAATTGCAGGCGCGTTTTTAATTCATGGTGTCCTCACGCATATTTTAAATGACTACGTCGACGACAAATCTGGAACGGACGCCAACAGTCCGGCCATCCTATCAGGAGGAAGCCGGGTGATCCAATCAGGTTTTATTACTTCAGAAGGCCTGTGGAAAATTGGCAAAGTGCTGATGATCATCTTAAGCCTGGTGGTTGTTTTGCTGGTTATTCTAAACTCCTATCGCCTGGCGATTTTACTTGCCATTGGTTTATGGGGGGCCATTTCCTACTCGCTGCCGCCATTTCAATTCAGCTACAAGCCTTTTATCGGTGAATGGCTGTGCACATTTCCATCCGTCTTATTTCTCGGCCTTGCCGGGGCATGGCTATCACTTGGTCATATGCCGGAATGGGTGCTGCAAAATGCCGTCATCAACGCCCTCTTCTGTATCGCCTGGGTCATGGTGCATCACATTCCCGATTTAAGAGCCGATCAGAACGCCACTCCGAAAAAAAAGACCAGTGTTGTCTGGTCAGTGGAAAAGTTCGGACTCGCCGCAAGCAGACTCCCTGCTTTACTGTACTTTGGATTAACCGCTCTATGTATCTTTTGGCTCGGCTTTGACCGGATTTGGGCAGGATTGGGAGTGATCCTCATGGCCGCTGCTTCAATCGTCCTTATCTTACAAATGGATATAGAAAATCATGAGCAGGTTTCTTCCTATGAAAAGGTCATTCTCATTTTTGCGATGATTAATGCGGTATGGCTGGGGCTGTTTATATAA
- a CDS encoding BglG family transcription antiterminator, which produces MSLDERSKNILDELVSNPSITSTTLENKYEITRRQLGYSFTKINDWLMAKNLPVIERTRKGHFLIDQSVFTNLNGEDESTPVEVTVLSEEQRVYLLLMLLLSSKEELSLHHFTVELDVSKNTVLNDLKQAQAFLNDYELTIRYSRRDGYLLEGKEFQIRKLLITVTYQLLHMNLSENRIRKLANISLEEIEEFHRRIERVENKLNLKFTDEKLATMPYIIILILRRIGQGKELQFFSIKYEELSNTKEYLATEELFRDTGEIPMQERLFFTLHLLTTNVYWSEYLTDDDATQKLVPVIDNMLRLFEKSACIYLQDRDQLVNKLLQHIKPAFYRIKYQLTETIDIQDSLNKEIKELHHLVKRSIGPLEDFIGKRIPESETTFITMLIGGWMRRQGDSIDKKTKAIVVCPQGVSVSRLMFSELRELFPGFVFLDSLSVREFLDYELEYDLVFSPTYLETDKKLFISKPFLSEEEKYRLRKQVMLELHGYIPNDINVQHLLDIVKTHADVKNEQALTEELQRYIDRDEEASVTHNVKARDIHLNELIPPDHIKLRDSAASWADAIRLCARPLIEAGKIEQEYVEAMIHRSEEDPYIVIGPNMAIPHAAPDEGVNEVSMSLLRLKKGVDFTEDYRIHLIVVIAAVDKQQHIHALMQLMKLAGSEADRNRIIHADTVDEIYQIIQDYSTDKDVDNN; this is translated from the coding sequence GTGTCTCTTGATGAAAGAAGTAAAAATATTCTGGATGAGCTCGTGAGCAATCCGAGTATTACGAGTACTACATTGGAAAATAAATACGAAATTACGCGCAGGCAGCTAGGGTACAGCTTCACTAAGATTAATGACTGGCTGATGGCAAAAAATCTTCCCGTGATTGAGCGGACGCGGAAAGGTCATTTTTTGATTGACCAGTCGGTGTTTACGAATCTGAATGGAGAAGATGAAAGCACGCCTGTGGAGGTGACTGTACTCAGTGAAGAGCAGAGAGTGTATCTGCTGCTCATGCTGCTGTTGAGCAGTAAAGAGGAATTGTCGCTGCACCATTTTACCGTGGAACTCGATGTGAGTAAGAACACGGTACTGAATGATTTAAAGCAGGCGCAGGCGTTTTTGAATGATTATGAATTGACGATTCGCTATTCACGCCGCGATGGTTATTTATTAGAAGGAAAAGAGTTTCAAATCCGCAAGCTGTTGATTACGGTGACGTACCAGCTGCTGCACATGAATTTAAGTGAAAATCGGATTAGGAAGCTTGCGAACATTTCTCTCGAAGAAATTGAGGAGTTTCACCGCCGGATTGAGCGGGTGGAGAACAAGCTCAATTTGAAGTTTACCGATGAGAAGCTCGCGACCATGCCGTACATCATCATTTTGATTCTAAGAAGGATTGGTCAAGGCAAGGAGCTGCAATTCTTTTCGATCAAATATGAAGAGCTTTCAAATACGAAGGAATACTTGGCAACCGAAGAGCTTTTTCGCGACACTGGTGAGATTCCGATGCAGGAGCGGCTGTTTTTCACACTTCACCTGCTCACGACTAATGTCTACTGGTCCGAGTACTTAACCGATGATGACGCCACCCAGAAGCTCGTGCCGGTCATTGACAACATGCTGAGACTGTTTGAAAAAAGTGCCTGCATTTACTTACAGGACCGTGACCAGCTCGTGAATAAGCTGCTGCAGCATATTAAGCCGGCCTTTTACCGGATTAAGTACCAGCTTACAGAAACGATTGATATTCAGGATTCCTTAAATAAGGAAATTAAAGAACTCCATCATCTCGTGAAACGGTCGATCGGGCCGCTTGAGGACTTCATCGGTAAAAGGATTCCGGAAAGCGAAACGACGTTTATTACGATGTTGATTGGCGGTTGGATGCGAAGGCAGGGCGACAGCATCGATAAGAAAACAAAAGCCATCGTTGTCTGCCCTCAAGGTGTATCGGTATCGCGGCTGATGTTCAGCGAACTGCGGGAACTGTTCCCGGGCTTCGTGTTCCTCGATTCGCTTTCCGTACGGGAGTTTCTCGATTACGAGCTGGAATACGACCTCGTCTTTTCGCCGACGTATTTGGAAACGGACAAAAAGCTGTTCATCTCCAAGCCGTTTTTAAGCGAAGAGGAGAAATACCGGCTTAGGAAGCAGGTCATGCTGGAGCTTCACGGTTACATTCCGAACGACATCAACGTGCAGCATTTACTCGATATCGTGAAAACGCATGCGGATGTGAAAAACGAGCAGGCGTTAACCGAAGAGCTGCAGCGTTACATCGACCGTGATGAGGAAGCATCGGTCACTCATAATGTGAAAGCGAGAGACATTCATTTAAACGAGCTCATACCCCCGGATCATATTAAGCTTAGGGATTCAGCCGCCTCCTGGGCGGATGCCATTCGGCTGTGTGCCAGACCTTTGATCGAAGCCGGGAAGATCGAGCAGGAATATGTGGAAGCGATGATCCATCGTTCCGAAGAGGATCCGTACATCGTGATCGGGCCGAACATGGCCATTCCGCATGCCGCTCCTGATGAAGGAGTGAATGAAGTCAGCATGAGCCTGTTACGGTTGAAAAAGGGTGTTGATTTTACAGAGGATTACCGCATCCATTTGATCGTGGTCATCGCTGCGGTGGATAAGCAGCAGCACATTCACGCTCTGATGCAGTTAATGAAGCTTGCCGGCTCAGAAGCCGACCGCAACCGGATCATCCATGCGGATACGGTAGACGAAATCTACCAGATCATACAAGACTACTCCACTGATAAAGACGTGGACAATAACTAG
- a CDS encoding PTS sugar transporter subunit IIB, which translates to MKKKQVLVACGAGIATSTVVNNAIEEMAKEHKLDVDLKQIKIAEVNSYVDTADLLVTTAMTKKEYPFPVVNARSFLTGIGTEDTKQEILEELKK; encoded by the coding sequence ATGAAAAAGAAACAAGTATTGGTAGCATGTGGAGCAGGAATTGCAACGTCTACGGTTGTGAACAATGCGATTGAAGAGATGGCGAAGGAACACAAGCTCGATGTTGACTTAAAACAGATCAAGATTGCCGAAGTAAACAGCTACGTAGACACAGCAGACCTGCTTGTGACAACGGCGATGACGAAGAAAGAATACCCGTTCCCTGTTGTGAATGCCCGTTCATTCTTAACCGGTATCGGCACGGAAGATACGAAGCAGGAAATCTTGGAAGAGCTTAAAAAATAA
- a CDS encoding galactitol-1-phosphate 5-dehydrogenase, with translation MKSLNLYDEQDIRFEESPEPVIEKADDVIIQVKAVGICGSDISRYKKLGPYVEGMTFGHEFAGEVIEVGPEVDNVTLGDRVTGCPTFYCGECDPCQKGELARCENLTVIGARHPGAYAEYVKLPAAHVLPLPVNVDYDTAALVEPSSVVAHGFYRTSIQPGAEVAVMGCGSIGLLAVQWAKIFGAKKVYAIDIDDSKLEVAREVGADVLINSLNTPAHEQIHEYTNGLGVDLAVESAGSPVTSAQILALPKKGGEVVFMGIPYADINIERYYFERIVRNELRILGSWNAISAPFPGTEWDSTLHYMGTGQINVKPMISHRLSLDEGPETFDHLINQRDAYVKVLFYPEKVRV, from the coding sequence ATGAAATCCTTAAATCTCTACGATGAACAGGATATCCGGTTTGAGGAATCCCCGGAACCTGTCATCGAAAAAGCGGATGATGTCATCATTCAAGTGAAAGCCGTAGGAATCTGCGGCTCGGACATCTCCCGTTATAAAAAGCTTGGCCCCTATGTCGAAGGGATGACGTTCGGCCACGAATTTGCCGGTGAGGTGATCGAAGTAGGGCCAGAAGTGGACAACGTTACCCTCGGCGACCGCGTGACGGGCTGTCCGACCTTTTACTGCGGCGAGTGTGACCCCTGTCAAAAAGGGGAGCTTGCCCGCTGTGAAAACTTAACCGTTATCGGTGCGCGCCATCCTGGTGCGTACGCCGAATACGTCAAGCTTCCGGCGGCGCACGTCCTGCCGCTGCCGGTCAATGTCGATTACGATACAGCCGCGCTCGTGGAGCCTTCGTCTGTCGTGGCGCACGGTTTTTACCGGACGAGCATCCAGCCAGGTGCTGAAGTGGCCGTCATGGGCTGCGGAAGCATCGGTCTGCTGGCCGTACAATGGGCGAAAATCTTTGGGGCGAAAAAAGTGTATGCGATCGATATCGACGATTCCAAGCTTGAAGTTGCCCGCGAAGTCGGCGCAGATGTGTTAATCAATTCACTGAATACTCCCGCCCACGAGCAGATCCACGAGTACACGAACGGTCTTGGTGTGGACCTTGCTGTTGAATCTGCCGGTTCGCCGGTCACGTCTGCGCAGATTCTTGCGCTGCCGAAAAAAGGCGGGGAAGTGGTGTTTATGGGCATTCCTTATGCCGATATCAACATTGAGCGTTACTACTTCGAGCGTATCGTGCGTAATGAGCTTCGCATCCTTGGTTCGTGGAACGCGATATCCGCCCCCTTTCCCGGCACCGAATGGGATTCGACACTTCACTACATGGGCACAGGCCAGATTAATGTGAAGCCGATGATCTCCCACCGCTTGTCACTGGATGAGGGACCTGAGACGTTTGATCACTTAATCAATCAGAGGGACGCCTATGTGAAAGTCCTGTTTTATCCGGAAAAAGTAAGAGTCTAG
- a CDS encoding cell wall-binding repeat-containing protein — protein sequence MKKVIISAMALLLILSLVPLHNVSASPKFERIAGTNRLETAIEVSKRGWPDGLDNEDQSVILARADNPADALSAASLAGVKDAPILLTETEEIDSIVLKEINRLGAKKVYVLGGTGAISAQVTATLETEDLEVQRINGSSRFETAAAINDFAGTSKNTTAIVANGYTTADALTASGLAAVKGVPIYLSRKDSLPESLPDTIEKVYIYGGTGVVSKDVEESLKEKGIHVHRTAGKNRYETNFTALRSQDFQPDHLIVVRGTSTSKTKEDYPDAVVASGLAHRFNAKVVLVHPTIVEEEPQSYLEDFDLDVFVLGGIGAVSNGVVSEYQQFAGTNPGQGLASEPYSSNQVNMTDYPMNDSASKVEGLYGQTLGLQVIPTPDNNFMVFEGDFLQAYDDEYQTFIMNNDFTYDDIAIQAMKKLGLELSETEIQKGMNKVRGPLNEYSIDNTTFYNQPDYYSQSTQIFVEFDSTVSPYGKTLSELKNTVDFSR from the coding sequence ATGAAGAAAGTTATTATTTCAGCAATGGCCCTGCTGCTCATCTTATCTTTAGTACCATTACATAACGTAAGTGCTTCACCAAAATTTGAGCGCATTGCCGGTACCAACCGACTTGAAACCGCGATTGAAGTCTCAAAACGAGGCTGGCCCGACGGTCTCGATAATGAAGACCAATCTGTCATTTTAGCAAGAGCCGACAACCCGGCGGATGCGTTATCCGCCGCAAGCCTCGCCGGTGTGAAAGACGCACCGATCTTATTGACAGAAACAGAGGAGATTGATTCCATCGTATTAAAGGAAATCAACCGCCTCGGCGCCAAGAAAGTCTATGTGCTCGGCGGGACAGGTGCGATTTCTGCTCAGGTCACGGCCACTCTTGAGACAGAAGATTTAGAGGTCCAACGAATTAACGGCTCCAGCCGTTTTGAAACCGCTGCTGCGATCAACGATTTTGCCGGGACCTCAAAAAATACAACAGCGATTGTCGCAAACGGTTATACGACAGCCGATGCCCTGACGGCTTCTGGTCTTGCAGCAGTCAAAGGCGTGCCGATTTACTTAAGCCGCAAAGACTCTCTGCCCGAGTCCCTGCCTGATACGATAGAGAAAGTATATATCTATGGCGGGACTGGCGTCGTCAGTAAGGATGTAGAAGAATCTCTGAAAGAAAAAGGCATCCACGTTCACCGTACAGCAGGCAAGAACCGTTATGAAACAAACTTCACAGCCCTTCGATCTCAGGATTTTCAGCCGGACCACTTAATTGTTGTACGAGGAACCTCAACCAGTAAAACAAAAGAAGACTATCCAGATGCTGTCGTCGCTTCAGGATTAGCTCACCGCTTCAATGCCAAGGTTGTGTTAGTCCACCCTACTATTGTCGAAGAGGAACCGCAATCTTATCTTGAAGATTTTGACTTAGATGTGTTTGTCCTCGGTGGCATCGGTGCGGTTTCCAACGGTGTTGTCTCTGAATATCAGCAGTTCGCAGGCACAAATCCTGGACAGGGTCTGGCTTCTGAACCTTACAGCAGCAACCAGGTGAATATGACTGACTACCCAATGAACGACTCCGCTTCAAAAGTTGAAGGATTATACGGTCAAACATTAGGGCTGCAAGTGATTCCTACTCCTGATAACAATTTCATGGTCTTTGAAGGAGACTTCCTCCAAGCTTATGATGATGAGTATCAAACATTTATCATGAACAATGATTTCACTTATGACGACATTGCCATTCAAGCAATGAAAAAGCTCGGACTGGAATTGAGCGAAACAGAGATACAAAAAGGAATGAATAAAGTAAGAGGTCCGTTGAACGAATATTCAATTGACAATACAACCTTTTATAATCAACCAGATTATTATAGCCAGAGTACACAGATTTTTGTCGAATTTGACTCGACCGTCTCTCCTTATGGAAAAACGCTTTCTGAACTGAAAAATACCGTGGATTTTAGTAGGTAA
- a CDS encoding PTS sugar transporter subunit IIB, whose protein sequence is MKKKQVLVACGAGIATSTVVNGAIEDMAKDNNLKLDLVQIKIAEVGSYVDTADLLVTTAMTKKEYPFPVINARSFLTGIGTEDTKKEILAELQK, encoded by the coding sequence ATGAAAAAGAAACAAGTATTAGTGGCATGCGGAGCAGGAATTGCAACGTCAACGGTCGTTAATGGAGCGATTGAAGATATGGCAAAGGACAACAATTTAAAGCTTGATTTAGTACAAATCAAAATTGCCGAAGTCGGCAGCTACGTGGACACAGCTGATTTGCTTGTGACAACGGCGATGACGAAAAAAGAATACCCGTTTCCAGTGATCAACGCTCGTTCGTTCCTAACAGGAATCGGTACAGAGGATACAAAGAAAGAAATTCTCGCAGAGCTTCAGAAGTAA
- a CDS encoding zinc-binding dehydrogenase: MKALVKTELGFGNLEIQEKQVPAPGRGEVKIEVKYAGICGSDIHTYEGHYKVAAPVTLGHEFSGEIVEVGEGVTEFQPGDRVTSETTFYICGKCEYCQNGDYNLCNYRKGLGTQQDGGFAKYLIARKDSVHHLPDNVDFQSAAMTEPLACTHHAVAKTEINEGDVVVVIGPGPIGLFTAQVAKSRGATVVITGLTNDQVRLDKAAELGIDHAVDVQKQDLKELVNSLTDGYGADVVFECSGAAPAAKQGLDLLRKKGQYGQVGIFANPEVNFDLEKIIQKEIRVVGSRSQKPADWEPSLELMNNGSVNAKAMVTHQFDITQWEEAYNAIKSGEAIKVLLTPVE, from the coding sequence ATGAAAGCACTCGTTAAAACAGAACTCGGCTTTGGAAACTTGGAAATTCAAGAAAAACAAGTCCCTGCTCCTGGCAGGGGCGAGGTGAAAATAGAAGTGAAATACGCCGGCATCTGCGGCTCAGACATTCACACGTATGAAGGCCATTACAAAGTGGCAGCCCCAGTGACACTCGGGCATGAATTTTCCGGCGAAATCGTTGAAGTAGGGGAAGGTGTTACTGAATTTCAACCCGGCGATCGGGTCACATCTGAAACGACGTTCTACATTTGCGGGAAATGCGAATACTGTCAAAACGGCGACTACAACCTTTGTAATTATAGAAAAGGACTCGGTACCCAGCAGGACGGAGGCTTTGCTAAATATTTAATCGCAAGAAAAGACAGCGTCCATCATCTTCCGGACAACGTGGATTTTCAGTCAGCCGCGATGACCGAGCCGCTTGCCTGCACACATCATGCCGTAGCCAAAACGGAAATCAATGAAGGTGATGTTGTCGTCGTGATTGGCCCGGGACCGATCGGCTTGTTCACAGCACAGGTCGCGAAAAGCCGCGGAGCAACCGTTGTGATCACTGGACTTACGAACGACCAAGTCCGCCTTGATAAAGCCGCGGAACTCGGTATCGATCATGCCGTTGACGTGCAGAAACAGGATTTGAAGGAGCTCGTCAACAGCCTGACAGACGGTTACGGAGCAGATGTTGTGTTTGAATGCTCCGGGGCTGCTCCGGCTGCCAAGCAGGGGCTCGATCTACTACGGAAAAAAGGCCAGTACGGCCAGGTCGGCATTTTTGCCAATCCGGAAGTGAACTTCGATCTTGAAAAAATCATTCAGAAGGAAATCCGTGTCGTCGGCAGCCGCAGCCAGAAGCCGGCGGACTGGGAGCCTTCACTTGAATTAATGAATAACGGCAGTGTGAACGCCAAAGCCATGGTTACTCATCAATTTGATATTACCCAGTGGGAAGAAGCCTACAACGCGATTAAAAGCGGGGAAGCGATTAAGGTGCTGCTCACGCCTGTTGAATAA
- a CDS encoding VOC family protein: MKIIVNSIFVEDQDKALEFYSETLGFKVKQDVPVGEFRWLTLVSPHDQEGPELLLEPNNHPAAKDYQKKIFDDGIPATMFGVEDVHKEYKQLKERGVKFMMEPTEMGEVTVAVFDDTCGNFIQIIQK, translated from the coding sequence ATGAAAATCATTGTAAACAGCATCTTCGTGGAAGATCAGGATAAGGCATTGGAATTTTACTCAGAAACGCTTGGCTTTAAAGTGAAGCAAGACGTCCCTGTCGGTGAATTCAGATGGCTGACGCTTGTTTCTCCCCATGATCAAGAAGGGCCGGAGCTATTGCTTGAGCCCAATAACCACCCGGCCGCAAAAGATTACCAAAAGAAAATATTTGATGATGGGATTCCAGCCACGATGTTTGGCGTGGAAGATGTCCATAAAGAGTACAAGCAATTAAAAGAACGCGGCGTAAAGTTTATGATGGAGCCGACAGAAATGGGCGAAGTGACCGTTGCTGTTTTTGATGATACGTGCGGCAATTTTATTCAGATTATCCAAAAGTAA
- a CDS encoding DUF421 domain-containing protein gives MNEIILSIMRSMVSFILLILVTAVIGKHINAHKNYYSFAFAITIGSFVANMGFNTHFKFSEMLLSFLALVVLYYAFLSISAKSRKIRSIFSGRPTVLIEKGNLLDQNMKKIKFSLDDLNQHLRELGLFNIEEVDYAILEVSGELAIRKKSPYQNPTNQDINLPFSSFSLPVELIMNGKLVHKNVQPPYTKEWIEGECRKRDLVVGDIYYAVVNSNGSLFVDPFKDDLHSPSDIE, from the coding sequence ATGAATGAGATCATCCTCTCGATCATGCGTTCTATGGTCAGTTTTATACTGTTAATTCTTGTCACCGCCGTCATTGGGAAGCATATCAATGCACACAAAAATTATTACAGCTTCGCTTTTGCGATTACGATCGGCTCTTTCGTTGCTAATATGGGGTTTAATACCCATTTTAAGTTTAGTGAAATGCTTTTGTCTTTCCTTGCTTTAGTAGTGCTCTACTATGCGTTTTTATCCATATCAGCCAAAAGCAGAAAAATCAGATCAATATTTTCCGGACGTCCCACCGTGTTAATTGAAAAAGGAAATCTTCTTGATCAAAATATGAAAAAAATCAAGTTTTCGCTCGATGACCTCAATCAGCATTTGCGGGAGCTTGGACTGTTTAACATCGAAGAGGTGGATTATGCGATTCTTGAAGTGAGTGGAGAACTGGCCATAAGGAAAAAAAGTCCGTATCAAAACCCGACTAATCAAGACATAAACCTTCCTTTCTCATCGTTTTCCCTGCCTGTTGAATTAATTATGAACGGGAAGCTCGTCCATAAAAACGTACAACCGCCCTATACGAAAGAATGGATCGAAGGGGAGTGCAGGAAAAGAGACTTGGTGGTAGGCGATATTTATTATGCAGTTGTGAATAGTAACGGATCCCTCTTCGTCGATCCTTTCAAAGATGATCTTCACTCACCATCAGATATAGAATAA
- a CDS encoding galactitol-specific PTS transporter subunit IIC: MQGFVDAIQGFLDLGATVILPVAIFLLGLLFGQKPGKAFRSGLTIGVAFVGIFLVVDLLVNNLGPAAQGMVDRLGVELNVIDVGWPASSSIAWASVVAAFIIPLGLVVNVIMLVTKTTKTMNVDIWNFWHYTFIAAMIYAISGSIVEGLIGAVIFQIICLKVADWTAPMVSEFYELPGVSIATGSTISYAPGIFLVRWLQKIPGVKNWHADPDAIQRRFGVFGESIFIGLFLGAAIGILAGYGVGDVIDIGMSMAAVMVLMPRMVKILMEGLMPVSESAREWLSKRFGDREIHIGLDAAVLLGHPSVISTALILVPITVVLAVILPGNSLLPFGDLATIPFVVAFIVGAARGNIVHSVIVGTIMIAISLYAATDVAPIFTDMAKNAAFDMPEGSAQISSIDQGGNIINWIIYRVFSLFN; encoded by the coding sequence ATGCAAGGTTTTGTTGATGCCATTCAAGGCTTTTTAGACTTAGGGGCAACTGTCATTCTGCCCGTAGCCATTTTCTTATTAGGTTTATTATTTGGTCAAAAACCAGGCAAAGCGTTCCGCTCCGGTTTAACGATCGGTGTTGCGTTTGTCGGTATTTTCTTAGTCGTAGATTTGCTCGTAAATAACTTAGGACCAGCGGCGCAAGGCATGGTGGACCGGTTAGGCGTTGAACTGAACGTCATTGATGTTGGCTGGCCAGCTTCTTCCTCGATCGCATGGGCCTCGGTTGTTGCCGCATTTATTATTCCACTCGGACTGGTTGTAAACGTTATCATGCTTGTGACGAAAACAACGAAAACGATGAACGTGGATATTTGGAATTTCTGGCACTACACGTTTATCGCAGCGATGATTTATGCCATCTCCGGCAGCATCGTTGAAGGACTGATCGGCGCTGTCATTTTCCAAATTATCTGCTTGAAAGTAGCCGACTGGACAGCACCTATGGTCAGCGAGTTTTACGAATTGCCAGGCGTTTCCATTGCTACAGGTAGTACGATTTCGTATGCACCAGGGATCTTTCTCGTCCGCTGGCTGCAAAAAATCCCTGGCGTGAAAAACTGGCATGCCGATCCAGATGCGATCCAAAGGCGCTTCGGCGTATTCGGTGAATCGATTTTCATTGGCTTGTTTCTCGGTGCCGCCATTGGTATTTTAGCCGGTTACGGTGTTGGTGATGTCATTGATATCGGGATGTCAATGGCAGCCGTTATGGTATTGATGCCGCGGATGGTCAAAATCCTGATGGAAGGGTTAATGCCGGTATCTGAATCTGCGCGTGAGTGGTTGTCCAAGCGCTTCGGTGATCGCGAAATCCATATCGGACTTGATGCCGCTGTATTGCTCGGCCATCCATCCGTCATTTCTACGGCATTGATCCTTGTACCGATCACGGTTGTGCTAGCGGTTATTCTGCCTGGGAATTCCCTGCTGCCATTTGGTGACTTAGCTACGATTCCATTTGTCGTCGCCTTTATCGTCGGCGCAGCACGAGGGAACATCGTCCATTCCGTAATAGTCGGAACAATTATGATTGCCATTTCCTTATATGCAGCTACTGATGTTGCCCCTATTTTCACGGATATGGCGAAAAATGCTGCTTTCGATATGCCGGAAGGATCCGCGCAAATCTCCAGTATTGACCAAGGCGGAAACATTATTAACTGGATCATCTATCGCGTCTTCAGTTTGTTTAATTGA
- a CDS encoding PTS sugar transporter subunit IIA produces the protein MSDIYLDESIILLNLEGSTKEEVLTAMGQNLADKNLVKDSFVQAIIDREKEFATGLPTAGLSVAIPHTDVEHVNQKNISVAVLKKEVEFGVMGDDEETTPVKLVFMLAMDEPHSQLTLLQKLMQVFQNEDTLQYLARQTDEANIKQLLEDQLNFSEI, from the coding sequence ATGAGTGATATCTATCTGGACGAATCTATTATTTTATTGAATTTAGAGGGCTCAACAAAAGAAGAAGTTCTCACCGCGATGGGCCAGAACCTGGCAGACAAAAACCTGGTGAAAGACAGCTTTGTTCAGGCCATCATCGACAGGGAAAAAGAATTTGCCACGGGTCTACCGACTGCAGGGCTATCTGTTGCCATCCCCCATACGGATGTAGAACACGTAAACCAAAAAAACATCAGCGTGGCCGTTCTGAAAAAGGAAGTGGAATTTGGGGTGATGGGAGATGACGAAGAAACAACGCCTGTCAAGCTCGTGTTTATGCTGGCGATGGATGAGCCGCACTCCCAGCTGACGCTGCTGCAAAAGCTGATGCAGGTATTTCAAAATGAAGATACGCTTCAGTACCTGGCCAGGCAGACCGACGAAGCAAACATTAAACAGCTGCTTGAGGATCAATTGAATTTCTCAGAAATCTAA